A DNA window from Armatimonadota bacterium contains the following coding sequences:
- a CDS encoding M42 family metallopeptidase, giving the protein MNVALLKKLSEACGIPGQEDAIRSIVIDELKDICEFKSDAMGNLHCLKKGKSTDAKKLMIAAHMDEIGFVVKYIDDKGFLRLHPLGGWDPRQMAAQRVKVHTSNGPINGTLMMGVKPKHMLSPEEANRAAKIEDFFVDLGMKGDAAKAAVSLGDMVTMDRDFRPMGDLYTGKAMDNRIAVYTMIEAMKAAKNHEVEVHGVATVQEEIGLRGATAAGSGIQPDMVVAIDVTLANDIPGIPDQDAITRLGEGAAIKILDGSLICSPMMVQHFVDLAKNHKIKYQMEILAAGGTDAGGVQRLNGGVPAFTLSVPTRYIHTVNETIHPGDLDAAVDLLARYIEDAHSRDYIYKV; this is encoded by the coding sequence ATGAACGTTGCACTCCTCAAAAAACTCAGCGAAGCCTGTGGCATCCCAGGCCAAGAAGACGCCATCCGCTCCATCGTAATCGACGAACTCAAAGACATCTGTGAGTTCAAATCCGACGCCATGGGCAACCTCCATTGCTTGAAGAAAGGGAAGTCAACCGACGCCAAGAAGCTGATGATCGCTGCTCACATGGACGAAATCGGTTTCGTGGTGAAGTACATCGACGACAAAGGATTTTTGCGACTGCACCCGCTCGGCGGATGGGATCCACGGCAGATGGCCGCCCAGCGCGTCAAAGTACACACGAGCAACGGTCCAATCAACGGCACACTGATGATGGGTGTCAAGCCGAAGCACATGCTCTCGCCAGAGGAAGCGAATCGCGCTGCCAAAATCGAAGACTTTTTTGTGGACCTTGGAATGAAAGGCGATGCGGCAAAGGCAGCAGTGTCGCTCGGCGATATGGTCACGATGGACCGCGATTTCCGGCCGATGGGAGACCTCTACACCGGGAAAGCGATGGACAACCGAATCGCGGTGTACACCATGATCGAGGCGATGAAGGCTGCGAAGAACCACGAAGTCGAGGTTCATGGCGTTGCTACGGTGCAAGAGGAGATCGGTCTTCGCGGCGCAACCGCAGCTGGCTCAGGAATCCAGCCCGATATGGTCGTCGCCATTGATGTCACCTTGGCAAACGATATTCCAGGAATCCCAGACCAAGACGCTATCACAAGACTTGGCGAAGGCGCAGCGATCAAGATTCTCGACGGATCGCTCATCTGCAGTCCGATGATGGTCCAGCATTTCGTCGATCTCGCCAAAAATCACAAGATCAAGTACCAAATGGAAATTCTGGCGGCAGGAGGAACAGACGCAGGTGGCGTGCAGAGATTGAATGGTGGGGTACCGGCGTTTACACTTTCGGTGCCAACCCGCTATATTCACACCGTCAACGAAACGATCCATCCCGGCGACCTGGACGCAGCGGTGGACCTGCTAGCCAGGTACATCGAAGACGCTCATTCGCGCGACTACATCTACAAAGTCTGA
- a CDS encoding prepilin-type N-terminal cleavage/methylation domain-containing protein, producing MKKAFTLIELLVVIAIIAILAAILFPVFAQARDAAKTSVCISNNKQNAYATLMYVGDNDDMYPMGMSISGGNTLVFVHDLVDPYRKGPDILKCPSYPSGGGGEDYTGASATAAGGSLLEAIRSRVGGSVQMLRTFRYNAYTWNIGLFGMVTRVGGPSGLIPQGPGVNGKTPMPISNSQMEAVSETIAYTDGYFPKRYNSTEALSGWVNYWYKWEIWPRHRDGVILSFADGHSKRFNAKALPTGGKIVDSCPSWASVDTRETYYSWTRHVPAAKMTQCGITDYPKSEKQHECVGHPGSTPNWGDIHGVPGTCIGDIYAP from the coding sequence ATGAAAAAAGCATTTACGCTGATCGAGCTTTTGGTGGTGATTGCGATCATCGCCATTCTCGCAGCAATTCTATTCCCGGTGTTTGCACAAGCACGGGACGCAGCCAAAACATCGGTCTGTATCTCGAACAATAAGCAAAACGCCTACGCCACGCTCATGTATGTCGGCGACAACGACGACATGTACCCAATGGGCATGAGCATTTCCGGCGGCAACACGCTGGTTTTTGTCCACGACTTGGTCGATCCTTATCGTAAGGGACCAGATATCCTTAAGTGCCCTTCGTACCCATCGGGTGGCGGCGGTGAAGACTACACAGGTGCTTCGGCGACAGCTGCAGGCGGTAGCCTTCTCGAAGCCATTCGGTCGCGAGTTGGCGGTAGCGTACAGATGTTGCGCACCTTCCGCTACAACGCTTACACTTGGAACATCGGCCTATTCGGTATGGTCACGCGAGTTGGTGGCCCAAGCGGGTTGATTCCACAGGGTCCTGGCGTGAACGGCAAAACACCAATGCCGATCAGCAACTCTCAAATGGAAGCTGTTTCGGAAACCATCGCGTACACCGACGGATATTTCCCGAAGCGATACAACAGCACCGAAGCTCTTTCGGGTTGGGTCAACTACTGGTACAAGTGGGAAATCTGGCCACGACACCGAGATGGCGTCATCCTCAGCTTCGCTGATGGACACAGCAAGCGATTCAACGCTAAGGCACTTCCAACTGGTGGCAAGATCGTAGACAGCTGCCCATCCTGGGCTTCTGTGGACACCCGCGAGACCTACTATTCTTGGACTCGCCACGTACCTGCAGCCAAGATGACTCAATGCGGCATCACCGACTATCCAAAGTCAGAAAAGCAGCATGAGTGTGTCGGTCACCCAGGTAGCACTCCAAACTGGGGCGACATTCATGGCGTACCTGGAACCTGTATCGGCGACATCTACGCGCCGTAA
- a CDS encoding endonuclease/exonuclease/phosphatase family protein: MKKLSWFIPLLALGVTSSCAFAQQPTNNLRVMTYNIYWFAEDSNPERIANVKQILDTVKPNIVALEEIQSKKALEQIFDSKWSIGMADDPKEYQEPCIAVKAPYKLVKSELLFTSPALNFAFPGGRDVLRAEVLTPKGTTLVFYVCHLKSRRGGRWITDQQRELAAGMLAGYIAGQKNENSIVLGDMNDTPDDRSMNILETGNLLVKGGQESVPNPLMVNLCEPLYRKNYVSLDLDRLFKGQPLAPVVMGAYQSNEELRGKEHKFPDDVKVVQTLFDQILVSPNLFPKHVKTDIYSGAEALRGSGSKVKVVEEPYSVTYTEMGTKASDHLPVFADFNIE; the protein is encoded by the coding sequence ATGAAAAAGCTGTCTTGGTTCATTCCGTTGCTCGCGCTGGGCGTCACTTCCTCCTGTGCATTCGCACAACAACCGACGAACAATCTGCGCGTAATGACCTACAACATTTACTGGTTCGCGGAGGACTCAAATCCAGAACGGATCGCAAACGTCAAGCAGATCCTCGATACGGTGAAGCCAAATATCGTCGCGCTCGAGGAAATCCAGAGCAAGAAGGCGCTTGAGCAAATTTTCGATTCGAAGTGGTCTATCGGAATGGCGGATGACCCGAAGGAATATCAAGAGCCATGCATCGCGGTGAAAGCTCCGTACAAACTCGTGAAGAGCGAGCTTTTGTTCACATCCCCCGCGTTGAACTTCGCATTCCCAGGCGGACGCGACGTCCTCCGAGCGGAAGTATTGACGCCGAAAGGCACGACACTCGTGTTTTACGTCTGCCACCTCAAGAGCCGCCGAGGAGGTCGATGGATCACCGACCAACAACGTGAACTGGCAGCAGGCATGCTGGCTGGATACATCGCGGGGCAGAAGAACGAGAATTCGATCGTGCTCGGTGACATGAACGACACTCCAGATGACCGATCGATGAACATCTTGGAAACGGGCAACCTACTTGTGAAAGGCGGGCAAGAATCGGTGCCAAACCCGCTCATGGTCAACCTCTGTGAACCGCTTTACCGAAAGAACTACGTTTCACTCGATCTGGACCGATTGTTCAAAGGTCAACCTCTTGCACCAGTGGTCATGGGCGCCTATCAGAGCAACGAAGAACTCCGAGGTAAAGAACACAAGTTCCCAGATGACGTCAAGGTCGTTCAAACCCTTTTTGACCAGATACTTGTTTCACCAAATCTATTTCCTAAGCACGTGAAGACTGACATCTATTCAGGAGCGGAAGCGCTACGAGGTAGTGGAAGCAAGGTCAAGGTTGTCGAAGAGCCGTATTCAGTGACCTATACAGAAATGGGTACAAAAGCGAGCGACCACCTTCCAGTATTTGCAGATTTCAACATCGAATAA
- the aspS gene encoding aspartate--tRNA ligase, translating into MSFSQRTHHCGNLRLEHSGQTVVLNGWAHRIRDLGGLFFVDLRDRTGLVQLFLDPAKFPVSEIRSETCLSITGEVKERQEGTKNAAMETGDIEIIVTSMEVLGSAKPLPFPVSDESQMRNVNEELRIKYRYLDIRRPSMSRKLMLRAAAVKKMRSFLDDQGFTEIETPIFTKSTPEGARDYLVPYRLEPGLFYALPQSPQQYKQLLMVAGMEKYYQIAKCFRDEAQRSDRQPEFTQLDLEMSFATQEDILQLMEGLTLKVINELIAEFGLEKEPITGFQRLTYDESMQKYGCDKPDLRFGLELFDVSEIVGKSEFGVFKSTVELGGKVRGVRFPNGATLSRKDVGELENYCKEFGAKGMASIAVTAESTGSDNEVVTSSGLVAKASFLKFFTPEQVGEILSAAHAEAGDLLCFIADTYSAGNNVLYRLRNEIGSRAGLRDPRKLAFCFVIDFPLVEWNEADKRWDSTHHPFTSPKAADMHLLDTDPGKIRADCYDVVCNGTEWASGSIRIHRPDVQSRIFALLGIDEARQQERFGHILEAFSYGAPPHGGIAPGVDRLIMFLCDEENIREVIAFPKIGLGQDPMMEAPSTIDAVQWAEMGLRLS; encoded by the coding sequence ATGTCGTTTTCTCAGCGCACCCATCATTGCGGAAATCTCCGCCTCGAACATTCCGGCCAGACAGTTGTTTTGAACGGATGGGCTCATCGCATTCGCGATTTGGGCGGGCTGTTCTTTGTTGATCTTCGGGATCGAACTGGCTTGGTTCAGCTGTTCCTGGATCCAGCCAAGTTCCCAGTTTCAGAAATCCGTAGCGAGACCTGCCTGAGCATCACTGGCGAAGTGAAAGAAAGACAAGAAGGCACAAAGAATGCGGCAATGGAGACGGGCGATATTGAGATCATCGTGACCTCCATGGAAGTCTTAGGTTCGGCGAAGCCTTTGCCATTCCCTGTCAGCGATGAATCCCAGATGCGCAATGTCAACGAGGAGTTGCGAATCAAGTACCGCTACCTCGATATTCGCCGGCCGTCGATGAGCCGAAAGCTGATGTTGCGAGCGGCGGCGGTCAAGAAGATGCGCTCGTTCCTGGACGACCAAGGATTCACCGAAATTGAGACGCCAATTTTCACGAAGTCCACTCCAGAGGGTGCGCGCGACTATCTCGTGCCTTACCGATTGGAACCGGGACTGTTTTATGCCTTGCCACAATCGCCCCAGCAGTACAAGCAGTTGCTGATGGTTGCGGGGATGGAGAAGTATTACCAAATCGCCAAGTGCTTCCGAGACGAAGCTCAGCGATCTGACCGACAGCCAGAATTCACACAACTCGACCTTGAGATGAGCTTCGCCACCCAAGAGGACATCTTGCAATTGATGGAAGGCCTGACGCTCAAGGTGATCAACGAATTGATCGCAGAATTCGGGCTTGAGAAGGAGCCGATCACCGGATTCCAACGGCTGACCTATGACGAGTCGATGCAAAAGTACGGCTGCGACAAGCCTGACTTACGTTTTGGGCTGGAGTTGTTCGACGTCTCTGAAATCGTTGGGAAATCCGAGTTTGGTGTATTCAAATCTACCGTCGAATTGGGCGGAAAGGTACGCGGTGTTCGATTCCCGAATGGTGCCACGCTTTCGCGCAAGGACGTGGGCGAACTCGAGAACTACTGCAAGGAGTTTGGTGCGAAGGGCATGGCTTCGATTGCGGTCACTGCGGAGTCAACCGGATCGGACAATGAAGTCGTCACTTCTAGCGGATTGGTGGCGAAGGCCAGCTTCCTCAAGTTCTTTACGCCGGAACAAGTTGGCGAAATCCTCAGTGCAGCTCATGCGGAAGCAGGCGATCTGCTGTGTTTCATCGCTGATACCTATTCCGCTGGCAACAACGTTCTGTACCGATTGAGAAATGAGATCGGGAGCCGCGCCGGGCTGCGTGACCCTCGCAAGCTCGCGTTCTGCTTTGTGATCGACTTCCCGCTCGTCGAATGGAACGAGGCGGACAAGCGATGGGATTCGACTCACCATCCTTTCACTTCGCCAAAAGCGGCAGATATGCATCTTTTGGACACCGATCCAGGCAAGATTCGGGCGGATTGCTACGACGTGGTTTGCAACGGAACAGAGTGGGCCAGCGGCTCCATTCGGATTCATCGCCCTGACGTGCAATCGCGCATTTTTGCTCTGCTAGGTATTGATGAGGCGAGGCAACAAGAACGATTTGGTCACATTTTGGAGGCGTTTAGCTACGGCGCGCCGCCGCACGGAGGAATCGCTCCTGGCGTGGACCGGCTGATCATGTTCCTCTGCGACGAAGAGAACATTCGCGAAGTTATCGCCTTCCCAAAGATTGGGCTTGGACAAGATCCTATGATGGAAGCTCCGAGCACCATCGATGCCGTTCAGTGGGCTGAAATGGGCCTTCGTTTGAGCTGA
- a CDS encoding prepilin-type N-terminal cleavage/methylation domain-containing protein yields MDSFKNRVIKRRGFTLIELLVVIAIIAILAAILFPVFAQARLAAQKTVTMNNMKQQGTGMLMYTGDNDEGYPAAVSGGCTGEATTVNALWGRLSFNYIKNKDVYLDPLATRKHPPFRFQANVAAPELGVTANPAPCNDTNTDRRTAPIGINRTFLAYFVCDDAVQVGCTASIWGDEPLTPDVNSACLSQYPTMTLVQEHSKFVVLGTTNTSCTAGAQGYLASPQRPINTLDGMTNRLGSGLALAFADSHAKFYPAREDAGLAAAMGVPKAFFSPVQNRAAVLRSAAGQANRSNGVLNCININPADVRWSMWVPGPGENTTLDALCR; encoded by the coding sequence ATGGATTCATTCAAGAATCGAGTTATTAAGCGACGAGGCTTTACGCTCATCGAGCTGCTCGTTGTCATTGCCATTATTGCAATCCTGGCTGCGATCCTTTTCCCTGTGTTTGCTCAAGCACGATTGGCCGCCCAAAAGACGGTGACCATGAACAACATGAAGCAGCAAGGCACTGGCATGCTGATGTATACCGGTGATAACGATGAAGGGTATCCAGCCGCTGTTTCTGGTGGATGCACCGGTGAAGCTACAACTGTAAACGCCCTCTGGGGACGATTGAGTTTTAACTACATCAAGAATAAAGATGTTTATCTTGATCCTCTTGCAACTCGAAAGCACCCTCCGTTCCGGTTCCAAGCAAACGTTGCTGCACCCGAACTGGGTGTGACTGCTAACCCCGCGCCTTGCAATGACACCAATACGGACCGTCGCACTGCGCCAATTGGAATCAACCGAACATTCCTCGCTTACTTCGTCTGCGATGACGCCGTTCAGGTCGGATGTACTGCAAGCATTTGGGGTGACGAACCGCTCACGCCCGATGTCAACAGCGCTTGCCTTTCCCAGTATCCAACCATGACTTTGGTGCAAGAGCACTCCAAGTTTGTGGTGCTCGGAACGACAAATACATCCTGCACCGCCGGTGCCCAAGGGTATCTGGCTTCGCCACAACGGCCGATCAACACGCTGGACGGTATGACGAATCGTCTCGGATCCGGTCTCGCTCTCGCGTTCGCCGATAGCCACGCAAAGTTCTATCCGGCACGCGAAGATGCAGGACTAGCGGCCGCGATGGGAGTGCCGAAGGCCTTCTTCTCGCCGGTGCAAAACCGCGCAGCAGTTCTGAGGAGTGCTGCAGGTCAGGCAAACCGATCGAACGGCGTCTTGAACTGCATCAATATCAACCCAGCGGATGTCCGATGGAGCATGTGGGTTCCAGGACCTGGCGAGAACACGACGCTCGACGCTCTTTGCCGATAA
- a CDS encoding HAD family hydrolase, which translates to MHSELANIRAIFFDLDDTLCNYWEASKAALRSTFDQHPVAGYSTDELYEAWAKAFRKFAPTLKKTPWYKTYLEFGEPTRTEQMRLTLSELGAVDEHHAKAFSDTYGATRDDNLRLFDDALDVLNTLKEFYPLGLITNGPADIQRQELRTLKIEHYFDPVLIEGEMGFGKPEPDVYAIALRHMRGKLPNLLPSEILMVGNSFGHDILGAHLHGWKTAWIRRDSDIPPSTNKPEEKPEGSPDPTTTIYSLTELLNALPNRG; encoded by the coding sequence ATGCATTCCGAACTCGCCAACATTCGCGCCATTTTCTTTGATCTGGACGACACCCTTTGCAACTATTGGGAAGCGAGCAAGGCTGCCCTACGTTCGACTTTTGATCAACATCCGGTTGCGGGCTATTCGACCGACGAATTGTATGAAGCTTGGGCCAAGGCATTTCGTAAGTTTGCACCCACGCTAAAGAAGACGCCGTGGTACAAGACCTATCTCGAATTCGGCGAGCCGACGCGGACCGAACAAATGCGCCTCACCTTGAGCGAGCTCGGTGCTGTGGATGAGCACCATGCGAAGGCCTTTAGCGACACCTACGGCGCGACCAGAGATGACAATCTCCGACTTTTTGATGATGCGCTTGATGTCTTGAATACACTCAAAGAGTTCTATCCGCTCGGGCTGATCACGAACGGCCCCGCAGACATCCAGCGCCAAGAACTACGTACTTTAAAGATCGAGCACTACTTCGATCCCGTACTGATCGAAGGTGAAATGGGATTTGGAAAACCAGAACCGGATGTATATGCGATCGCTCTGCGACACATGCGAGGCAAGCTTCCCAATCTGTTGCCATCAGAAATCTTGATGGTAGGGAACAGCTTCGGGCACGACATCCTTGGTGCACACTTGCACGGTTGGAAAACTGCTTGGATTCGCCGCGATAGCGACATCCCGCCAAGCACCAACAAACCGGAAGAAAAACCCGAAGGTTCGCCCGATCCGACCACGACGATCTACTCTTTGACAGAGCTTTTGAACGCATTACCCAATCGGGGCTAG
- a CDS encoding bifunctional nuclease family protein, giving the protein MPDERDDNPDDLESPPSFFPYGNEEDRLVRQSDLGEPVEVTVEGVFYAESNNNVQRFVLLSSGEKKLAIVIGLAEATSISLPLEGNQPDRPMTHDLMKVIVERLEAEVTRILIDDIWNKTYYAKVYLMFDGEEMEVDARPSDAIAIALRWDVPIYVLEGIFDRQDD; this is encoded by the coding sequence ATGCCAGACGAACGGGATGACAATCCCGATGATTTGGAATCACCGCCTTCGTTTTTCCCCTATGGAAACGAAGAAGATCGCCTCGTTCGCCAGTCCGATCTAGGCGAACCCGTTGAGGTCACTGTCGAAGGCGTCTTCTATGCCGAGAGCAATAACAACGTTCAGCGCTTCGTTTTACTGAGCTCCGGAGAGAAGAAGTTAGCCATCGTCATAGGGCTTGCCGAAGCAACCTCCATCAGCCTCCCGCTCGAAGGCAATCAACCCGACCGACCGATGACCCACGATCTGATGAAGGTTATCGTGGAACGGCTCGAAGCCGAAGTCACCCGAATTCTGATTGACGATATCTGGAACAAGACCTACTACGCTAAGGTTTATCTGATGTTCGATGGAGAAGAGATGGAAGTCGACGCCCGCCCAAGCGATGCCATCGCGATCGCACTGCGGTGGGATGTGCCGATCTATGTTCTCGAAGGGATTTTCGACCGACAAGACGATTAA
- the carB gene encoding carbamoyl-phosphate synthase large subunit, whose product MKESVLVLGSGPIRIGQGIEFDYSCVHSVWALQEMGFRALIVNNNPETVSTDFDTGDGLYFEPLTLGDVQRVIQHEKPLGVVVQFGGQTAINLAENLAHYGVKILGTSHEAIAIAEDREKFERLLDKLGVPKPPGRAVKSVEDARIVAEEIGYPVIVRPSFVLGGRAMVIVYSSSELDAFYQLADEANPGKPVLIDKYLVGQEIEVDVISDGEDTLVPGIMEHIERAGVHSGDSMAVYPSIGLSRELEKQVIDVACALAKELGIKGLMNIQFVFNEGKLYVIEVNPRASRTVPYLSKVSGIPMVQLATRCMMGETLASMGYGSGIWCAEPGDPPAKTGFSPRTKGRVISSTDYADSQSKQNTIFAVKAPVFSFQKLALVEPSLGPEMKSTGEVLGIDRTYEGAVYKALIASGIQFKSQKVALTLSHLDKEHTAEIGKQLADGGYEIYATEGTANELNSAGIECHRVKKIQEGSPNFLDLIQQGELGLMINTPGSGARETDEARRIRRACIESGVACITSIDTARALTRSIQVFQNPELTECKPYTDYLRA is encoded by the coding sequence GTGAAAGAGTCGGTACTCGTTCTTGGATCAGGCCCAATCCGCATCGGACAAGGCATCGAATTCGACTATTCCTGTGTTCATAGCGTTTGGGCATTGCAGGAAATGGGTTTCCGGGCATTGATCGTAAACAACAACCCAGAGACGGTCAGTACCGACTTCGATACAGGCGATGGGCTGTACTTCGAACCCTTGACTCTGGGCGATGTTCAGAGAGTCATTCAGCACGAAAAACCGCTTGGCGTGGTCGTACAATTTGGCGGACAAACCGCCATCAACCTCGCCGAAAACCTGGCGCACTACGGCGTCAAAATCCTAGGAACATCGCACGAAGCCATCGCCATCGCCGAAGACCGTGAGAAGTTTGAGCGACTACTGGACAAGCTTGGCGTTCCCAAACCTCCAGGACGCGCGGTGAAATCTGTCGAAGACGCCCGAATCGTGGCAGAAGAAATCGGCTATCCGGTGATCGTTCGGCCCAGCTTCGTTCTGGGTGGACGAGCCATGGTGATCGTCTACTCTTCCAGCGAACTCGACGCCTTCTACCAGCTCGCAGATGAAGCCAACCCCGGCAAGCCGGTTCTCATCGACAAATATCTTGTGGGCCAAGAGATAGAGGTCGATGTTATCAGCGACGGGGAAGATACGCTTGTGCCTGGAATCATGGAGCACATCGAGCGGGCGGGGGTCCACTCCGGGGACTCGATGGCGGTGTACCCAAGCATCGGTCTGTCTCGCGAGCTTGAAAAGCAGGTGATCGACGTCGCTTGCGCGCTCGCCAAAGAACTCGGGATCAAAGGTCTCATGAACATTCAGTTTGTGTTCAATGAAGGCAAGCTCTACGTCATCGAGGTCAATCCGCGAGCCAGCCGCACCGTACCCTATCTCAGCAAGGTTTCAGGAATTCCGATGGTCCAACTCGCCACCCGCTGCATGATGGGTGAAACTCTCGCGTCGATGGGATATGGTAGTGGAATCTGGTGCGCCGAACCTGGCGATCCACCCGCCAAAACCGGGTTTAGCCCCCGGACCAAAGGCCGCGTGATTTCCAGCACCGACTACGCGGACTCGCAAAGCAAGCAGAACACGATCTTCGCGGTCAAAGCGCCCGTATTCAGCTTCCAAAAGCTCGCTTTGGTCGAGCCGAGCCTCGGACCAGAAATGAAATCGACAGGGGAAGTGCTCGGCATTGACCGTACGTATGAGGGCGCAGTCTACAAGGCGCTCATCGCCAGTGGAATCCAGTTCAAATCTCAAAAAGTGGCATTGACTCTGAGTCACCTGGACAAAGAACACACCGCCGAAATCGGCAAGCAACTCGCCGACGGCGGATACGAAATCTATGCGACGGAGGGTACGGCGAACGAACTGAACAGTGCCGGGATCGAATGCCACCGAGTCAAGAAGATTCAAGAAGGATCGCCAAACTTCCTAGACCTCATTCAACAGGGCGAATTGGGGTTGATGATCAACACCCCTGGATCGGGTGCCCGCGAAACCGATGAAGCTCGCCGAATTCGACGGGCCTGCATCGAATCTGGAGTGGCATGCATCACCAGTATCGATACAGCCAGGGCGCTTACCCGATCAATTCAGGTGTTTCAAAATCCTGAATTGACCGAGTGCAAACCGTACACGGACTATCTCCGAGCTTAA
- a CDS encoding DUF2071 domain-containing protein: MLKLSDYESVRTRSPGRPIMRQSWHDLLFLHAEVDPQLIQDQLPPKLQVDTFRTEDGQERSYIGLVAFTMSGIRPPGLPSLPYFCAFPELNVRTYVHHKGKNPGVWFFSLDAARKIACIVARQTFGLPYFHAKMSCKQQNGVISYKSKRIERPITQTSLEYQRGERIGPANPGSFEFWLVERYLLYSVHQGQLMAGRVVHEPYVIHRANLLECRTDALSWLGLETPNWVHCCASPGVQVEVMALQNADAAQMIPGFAPA; the protein is encoded by the coding sequence ATGCTGAAGCTCAGTGATTACGAATCAGTGCGAACGAGGTCGCCCGGGAGGCCGATCATGCGGCAGTCGTGGCACGACCTCTTGTTTCTGCACGCCGAAGTCGATCCACAGCTCATTCAAGATCAACTGCCACCAAAGCTGCAGGTAGACACCTTCCGTACAGAAGATGGACAGGAGCGGTCCTACATCGGTTTGGTGGCGTTCACGATGTCCGGAATTCGTCCACCTGGGCTCCCGAGTCTGCCGTATTTCTGCGCGTTTCCAGAATTGAATGTGCGCACCTATGTGCATCACAAAGGAAAAAATCCGGGCGTCTGGTTCTTCAGTCTGGATGCTGCCCGTAAAATTGCCTGCATCGTCGCCCGCCAGACCTTTGGGTTGCCCTATTTTCACGCCAAGATGAGTTGCAAACAACAAAACGGTGTGATCAGTTACAAGAGCAAACGGATTGAAAGACCCATCACTCAGACTTCGCTCGAATACCAACGAGGAGAGCGAATCGGGCCAGCTAATCCCGGTTCTTTTGAGTTCTGGTTGGTCGAACGGTACCTGCTGTACTCCGTCCATCAGGGACAATTAATGGCTGGCCGAGTCGTCCATGAACCGTACGTCATTCACCGAGCGAATCTTCTGGAATGCCGTACAGACGCTCTGTCTTGGCTTGGTTTAGAGACTCCAAACTGGGTCCACTGCTGCGCGAGTCCGGGAGTTCAAGTCGAAGTGATGGCACTACAAAATGCCGACGCCGCGCAGATGATTCCCGGTTTTGCACCTGCCTAA